A genome region from Tolypothrix sp. PCC 7712 includes the following:
- a CDS encoding GxxExxY protein yields MEINRRGAENTEGRELGKRMNWLTGEVIGAAIEVHRVLGPGFLEEVYQEALMVEFLSRGIPHECEKWVTVNYKGYEVGKGRLDFLVANCLILELKAVQNLAPIHEAQVLSYLKITNYPLALLINFNVPLLTKGIKRIILSS; encoded by the coding sequence ATGGAGATAAACCGCAGAGGCGCAGAGAACACAGAGGGAAGAGAGTTAGGGAAAAGGATGAATTGGCTGACTGGTGAAGTAATTGGGGCGGCGATTGAGGTACATCGAGTATTGGGGCCAGGGTTTTTAGAGGAGGTGTATCAGGAAGCATTGATGGTAGAATTTTTGAGCCGTGGGATACCTCATGAATGCGAGAAGTGGGTAACAGTCAATTACAAAGGATATGAAGTTGGTAAAGGAAGATTGGATTTTTTGGTTGCTAACTGTCTAATTTTGGAATTGAAAGCTGTACAGAATCTAGCCCCAATCCATGAAGCACAAGTACTCTCATACCTGAAGATTACTAACTATCCCCTCGCTCTCCTAATAAACTTTAACGTTCCTC